A stretch of DNA from Vallitalea longa:
TTGAATATACTTATACTTGGTCAGATGATCAACATCAAAGGATTGTATTAGATTCTAAGTCTGAAGAAATAACATCATTTAATCAAGAACGTATTTCTGCATCTACTGATGAGGAAGTAAAACTTATGGAAGAAGAATCTGCAAGTATTGATGCAAAGATGAAAGATTATGTATTAGAAAATGTTGATAAATTCCAAGTAAAAGAATTAGTGTTAGAAAAAGACAAGGAAACAGAAGCATTACATATAATATCAGCTAAGAATAAGTAATATTAAAGAGTCTATAGTCTTATCAAATTTATTTTAAGAGTTATTAGTTTCTGTTGCTACATTATTGTAGTGTAACAAGAATTAAAAATGTAGTTCATAATAAAAGAAATATTACCCAAAGTATAAGTATCTAATATAGAAATATGCATTAGTTATTTGTACAGAAAAATTTAGTTTTCACGATATTTTCACTTATTACTAAAGTGCAATTTGGGTTTATTTTAGATACTATCAAAAATATAATTTATATAATAACTTTTATTCAATTAATAATTTTAGCTAGATTAAAATCACAAAATATTTGAAATTGAGTTAATAATAAATTATGGAGAGATTCTATGAATAGTAAAGATAAAGCACTACAAGTTTATCATTTGATTAAGAATGGTGATACAACATTGAAAAATGTTGGAGCATACGAATACGCAGTTCAGTGTGGTCAAACATAAATTGCTAATTATTTAAAAGAAAAGCTTGCGGAATAGAGTATTTTCATCTAACTTAATAATATATTGAAAGAAGAAGTATCAACCTCTTTGGTTACTGTTTGATTGTAACCAAAGAGTATTTTTATATTAAAAAATAATAAGAGATAAGAAAAAGCTCTTCTGTGCTATTGGATATTTTACAGGTTGTTGTTTAACCTTAGTTTCATATCCAGATATTAATAAAGGAACAATCTTGAGAAATTAATTAGTCATACTTACCAATATTAGACAACTAGTAATACATATAAATTAGAGAGATTACTTAGGAGGGTTTGTATATGAAACTACCCCAAATTGAAGTAGTATGTAAGTTTCCTGAAGGAGAAGAAAAAGAGGGTATACAGCGTATTAACGATGCTTTATGTAAATTTTATGCTGATGAATTATTTAAAGTAGTGAAAAAAAATTATCCACAGGATCAGTGGTGTGATGCATTAGATTATATTCATGATAGGCTAGAAAAACAGTTTATTGATGAAGGATTAATTACTAAATAAAATATTTATAAAAAGCTTAATTAATAATGAATATATATTTTACCTAGGAAATCTAAAAGTACAAAGGATAACTATTCGTAGAACTTCAAAAGTAAGGAATGAGATAATTGGTAAATAATGTACATATTTTGGACAAGTATGCAAAGAAAAAAGAATAAACAAATTAGAGTATTAAATTATAATAAATAAATTAAACAATTAAAAGGAGTCTTTGTTAATGAAAGGTACAACAATAATTAATTTAGGAGAGTTTTTAGAATTAAATACGTGCCGACAAAGACAACACTGGACAAATAAGAATCATGGGTAATACTCGTAGTTTTGGTAAGGGAAAAGGTGGCTAACTAGTTGGATTCTTAGAAAGTGATTAACTACGAAATATGATTTAATAAAAAAACAAAGGATATATTGTAAGAAAGGATAGAAGTATTAGATTACTATTAAAGAACTTTATGGAGATTAACTAAAAAATTGATTTAGTGAAATAGACAGTGATTATTCTACTAACAAATTCATTGGGCTGAAAAAAACATAATAGAAGCGATTGATAATGAATTGATGAACGGATACGATGATGGTACATTTAAGCCAGATAAACCAGTTAATAGAGCAGAGCTAGCAACTGTAGAAGTTAGATTATTAAGAAAGGCAGGTAAATGATTGATGAAAGAAAAATTAACAGCATTAATAGAGGTTAGAAAGATAATAGCTATATTAGTTGTTATCTTATTTATTGTTTTAAATATTACAGGTAGTATTGATGCGGATAAGTCATATAGTGTAATACTTATGGTAGTAGCTTTTTATTTTGGAAAGTCTACTGCGTTAGATAAGCCAGAGTAAATAACATTAAGTAGCTAGTTTCAACTGAAGGTTTACAGAAAGGATTGGTTATAATAAGAAGTTTTATAAGTTGGATGGGTGCTATTCCACTCAGAAAGACATGCAGAAACAGAGATATATAATGATTATAACAGTGATCTTGTAAATTTATTTA
This window harbors:
- a CDS encoding S-layer homology domain-containing protein, whose amino-acid sequence is MHWAEKNIIEAIDNELMNGYDDGTFKPDKPVNRAELATVEVRLLRKAGK